One Candidatus Methylomirabilota bacterium genomic window carries:
- a CDS encoding ABC transporter ATP-binding protein, with the protein MARLTVESLEAGYDGVQVLRGVALEARGGEFVAVVGPNGAGKSTLLKAVAGLLRPQAGAIRLDGERIDGRSPWEIVARGLTLIPEGRRLFGPLSVRENLELGAFVPRGGAVREETLRVVYRLFPVLDGKQRVLAQHLSGGEQQMLALARGLMTRPRLLCLDDPFLGLGRAVVDAFCDALRAVRDEGLTIVATGQHVRRLLRLATRAYLLDEGRVILTGTGAELLASEQLRRTLLP; encoded by the coding sequence GTGGCGCGCCTGACCGTGGAGTCCCTGGAGGCGGGATACGACGGGGTCCAGGTCCTCCGCGGCGTGGCGCTGGAGGCGCGCGGTGGCGAGTTCGTGGCGGTCGTGGGGCCGAACGGCGCGGGGAAGTCTACTCTGCTGAAGGCCGTCGCGGGCCTACTGCGGCCGCAGGCCGGAGCCATCAGGCTCGACGGCGAACGGATCGACGGCCGGTCACCCTGGGAGATCGTCGCCCGAGGCCTCACGCTGATTCCTGAGGGCCGCCGGCTCTTCGGCCCCCTCTCGGTACGGGAGAACCTGGAGCTGGGGGCGTTCGTCCCGCGGGGCGGGGCGGTGCGCGAGGAGACCCTGAGGGTGGTCTACCGGCTCTTCCCAGTCCTCGACGGGAAGCAGCGCGTGCTAGCCCAGCACCTGTCCGGAGGCGAGCAGCAGATGCTGGCGCTGGCCCGCGGCCTCATGACGCGGCCGCGCCTGCTCTGCCTCGACGATCCGTTCTTGGGCCTCGGGCGTGCCGTGGTCGACGCCTTCTGCGACGCACTCCGCGCCGTGCGCGATGAGGGGCTGACGATCGTCGCCACCGGGCAGCACGTCCGCCGGCTGCTCCGGCTGGCGACCCGCGCCTACCTGCTCGACGAGGGCCGGGTGATCCTTACCGGCACCGGGGCGGAGCTGCTGGCCAGCGAGCAGCTGCGCCGCACCCTCCTGCCCTGA
- a CDS encoding peptidase U32 family protein, whose protein sequence is MEPGAFELNTSVSNLRHLRASDLGPYDAVYLGNIYCRRYEGNPLERPTELREAIRLVRAEGRRAYLTTYATPRNDTLPVLRAALAVAVAEGAAAVEVHSLGLVKLVRDEFPELPIHVGNFTNVYTSAGVEVLEGFGVARITPASELPLDEIDAIGRAGGIPLELVVHGKLPLGVSEFCVLLDYERTWGVPCPELCQREVFLRKEAWGLKSVGKGILSGRDVCLLEHLPRLVAAGHRHFRVEAVSESPEYRRAVGATYREALVRALAGDGWLEARWWETLAAHSRLGLANGFAFGRSGMDYVGTEAPSTTEWRAR, encoded by the coding sequence GTGGAGCCCGGCGCCTTCGAGCTCAACACCTCGGTCTCGAACCTCCGCCACCTCCGCGCCTCCGATCTCGGCCCCTACGACGCGGTCTACCTTGGAAACATCTACTGCCGCCGCTACGAAGGAAACCCCCTCGAGCGGCCGACGGAGCTCCGCGAGGCGATCCGCCTCGTCCGGGCGGAGGGCCGGCGCGCCTACCTCACGACCTACGCGACGCCGCGGAACGACACGCTCCCGGTCCTCCGCGCGGCGCTCGCGGTCGCGGTCGCCGAGGGCGCGGCGGCAGTCGAGGTCCACAGCCTCGGCCTCGTGAAGCTCGTGCGCGACGAATTCCCCGAGCTTCCGATCCACGTGGGCAACTTCACCAACGTCTACACGAGCGCCGGGGTCGAGGTCCTCGAGGGCTTCGGCGTCGCGCGGATCACGCCGGCCTCCGAGCTTCCGCTCGACGAGATCGACGCGATCGGGCGGGCGGGCGGGATCCCCCTGGAGCTCGTCGTCCACGGGAAGCTCCCGCTCGGCGTCTCGGAGTTCTGCGTCCTGCTCGACTACGAACGGACCTGGGGCGTCCCCTGTCCCGAACTCTGCCAGCGGGAGGTCTTCCTCCGGAAGGAGGCGTGGGGGCTGAAGTCGGTCGGCAAGGGGATCCTGAGCGGCCGCGACGTCTGCCTGCTCGAGCACCTGCCGCGCCTGGTTGCGGCGGGGCACCGCCACTTCCGGGTGGAGGCCGTGTCGGAGAGCCCGGAGTACCGCCGCGCCGTGGGAGCGACCTACCGCGAGGCGCTCGTGCGGGCGCTGGCGGGCGACGGCTGGCTCGAGGCGCGCTGGTGGGAGACCCTCGCGGCGCACTCGCGCCTCGGCCTGGCGAACGGCTTCGCCTTCGGCCGGAGTGGCATGGACTACGTCGGTACCGAAGCACCTTCCACCACAGAATGGAGAGCGCGATGA
- a CDS encoding ABC transporter ATP-binding protein, whose product MTLLAARGISVAYGGLVALGGVDFAIEERQVIALLGPNGSGKTTLFDVLSGLRRPAAGDVWLRGERVTGLPPWQLARRGVGRTFQIPEPFGALSVRDNVLVGVTFQARRPRTRAERLREVERLLTIVGLTDRAGDAAATLSLGERKRLELALGLSGRPALLLLDELASGLSPKGREEVVRFYARLRAHGLTIIAVEHSFAVLAEVADRVLVLDRGTLVADGPPAAVLDSPTLRTAYMGEEE is encoded by the coding sequence ATGACGCTGCTGGCGGCCCGCGGTATCTCGGTGGCCTATGGCGGCCTCGTCGCGCTCGGTGGCGTAGACTTCGCGATCGAGGAGCGCCAAGTGATCGCGCTGCTCGGCCCGAACGGCTCGGGCAAGACCACGCTCTTCGACGTGCTCTCCGGGCTCCGGCGGCCCGCCGCGGGCGACGTGTGGCTCCGCGGCGAGCGCGTCACCGGGCTTCCGCCGTGGCAGCTTGCCCGTCGCGGCGTGGGGCGGACGTTCCAGATCCCCGAGCCCTTCGGCGCTTTGAGCGTCCGCGACAACGTCCTCGTCGGGGTGACGTTTCAGGCGCGGCGGCCGCGGACGCGCGCTGAGCGGCTGCGTGAGGTGGAACGGCTCCTGACGATCGTTGGCCTCACCGACCGGGCGGGCGATGCCGCCGCCACGCTCTCCCTGGGCGAGCGCAAGCGGCTCGAACTGGCGCTGGGGCTGTCCGGACGCCCGGCACTCCTGCTGCTCGACGAGCTGGCCTCGGGGCTCTCGCCCAAGGGGCGCGAGGAGGTCGTGCGCTTCTATGCACGGCTCCGCGCGCACGGCCTCACGATCATCGCCGTCGAGCACTCGTTCGCGGTGCTCGCCGAGGTGGCCGACCGCGTGCTCGTCCTCGACCGGGGGACACTCGTCGCTGACGGGCCCCCGGCCGCAGTCCTCGATTCGCCCACGCTCAGGACTGCATACATGGGTGAGGAGGAGTGA
- a CDS encoding branched-chain amino acid ABC transporter permease, whose product MSLTTLLQALVSGALVGCLYALIAAGFSLVLSVSRGLNLAHGELVVLGGYAGYAAWLLLGVHPLLLVPLAALATLPLGLVWDRLTARLAPPVELWSCVLTFGLSLLLQSAMTGFWSGEYRLLASPALGRGVALGGVALSHARLAAALVALAAVGALALGLRRARWGRAIRATSLDRDAASLLGIDVERATRLAFILSFGLAGGAGLLFATIHYLYPAAGSELTLLAITLALWAGIGRMRALLLGGIALGVVEALTAAVAGTGWREPALALLLLASLLARGGALARGFGRPS is encoded by the coding sequence GTGTCCCTGACAACTCTTCTCCAGGCTCTCGTCTCGGGTGCGCTCGTCGGCTGTCTGTACGCGCTGATCGCGGCCGGGTTCTCGCTGGTCCTGAGCGTGAGCCGCGGGCTGAACCTGGCTCACGGCGAGTTGGTCGTGCTCGGTGGCTACGCCGGCTACGCGGCTTGGCTCCTGCTCGGTGTCCATCCGCTCCTGCTCGTGCCACTGGCGGCCCTCGCGACCCTGCCGCTGGGGCTCGTCTGGGATCGGCTCACGGCGCGGCTGGCGCCGCCGGTGGAGTTGTGGAGCTGCGTGCTCACCTTCGGCCTGTCGCTCCTGCTCCAGAGCGCGATGACCGGGTTCTGGTCGGGCGAGTACCGACTGCTCGCGAGTCCCGCGCTGGGTCGCGGTGTCGCGCTAGGCGGCGTTGCGCTGAGCCACGCCAGGCTCGCCGCTGCCCTCGTGGCGCTGGCTGCGGTCGGGGCGCTGGCGCTCGGCCTCCGCCGTGCGCGTTGGGGACGGGCGATCCGGGCCACGAGCCTGGATCGGGACGCCGCCTCGCTGCTCGGTATCGACGTCGAGCGCGCCACGCGTTTGGCGTTCATCCTCTCGTTCGGGCTGGCGGGCGGCGCCGGGCTCCTCTTCGCGACGATCCACTATTTGTACCCGGCCGCCGGGAGCGAGCTCACGCTCCTTGCCATCACGCTGGCCCTCTGGGCAGGAATCGGACGGATGCGCGCCTTGCTCCTCGGGGGCATCGCGCTCGGCGTTGTGGAGGCGCTCACAGCGGCTGTGGCTGGCACCGGATGGCGGGAGCCGGCCCTCGCACTGCTGCTGCTCGCCTCGCTGCTGGCCCGCGGCGGGGCGCTGGCCCGAGGGTTCGGCCGGCCATCATGA
- a CDS encoding U32 family peptidase, with translation MTELLSPGGSMEMFREGVRAGADSVYVGPLGWSRRDAAYEIQHHEVLGAIQHAHDHGAKLRVALNVDIDAADHAEMLRKVEAYGRAGVDGFIMKSEDAMREVHARFPEITIHASVACNVRDRAAMERVKTAGATQFVASTALNTFERIAALKGTADEVGIGVELLIHSNRCITGVGGCRLYDYFAPYFEERVVHDSDGTSRTKLIGNPDKGGVCYRPCIGHHVPEIATRFPDKILTYLDRSNNEIYNLLEDVPRYIALGVTTLKIQGREYPAPLIGELTRIYRRLVDQTLAGVPDVVGARAALDPVLAERDRCRSAKTGELHDRLLAKMAAARAGGVGTDWDPNSEEARLRQAEAPA, from the coding sequence ATGACGGAGCTACTCTCACCGGGAGGCAGCATGGAGATGTTCCGCGAGGGCGTGCGGGCGGGGGCCGACTCCGTCTACGTGGGCCCGCTGGGCTGGAGCCGGCGGGACGCGGCCTACGAGATCCAGCACCACGAGGTCCTGGGGGCAATCCAGCACGCCCACGACCACGGGGCGAAGCTGCGGGTGGCGCTCAACGTGGACATCGACGCCGCGGACCACGCGGAGATGCTCCGGAAGGTCGAGGCCTACGGGCGCGCAGGCGTGGACGGCTTCATCATGAAATCCGAGGACGCCATGCGCGAGGTGCACGCGCGCTTCCCCGAGATCACGATCCACGCGAGCGTCGCGTGCAACGTCCGGGACCGGGCGGCGATGGAGCGGGTCAAGACGGCCGGGGCGACCCAGTTCGTAGCCTCCACGGCGCTCAACACCTTCGAGCGGATCGCGGCGCTCAAGGGCACGGCAGACGAGGTCGGGATCGGGGTCGAGCTCCTGATCCATTCGAACCGCTGCATCACCGGCGTCGGGGGCTGCCGGCTCTACGACTACTTCGCGCCCTACTTCGAGGAACGGGTCGTCCACGACTCGGACGGGACCAGCCGCACGAAGCTCATCGGCAACCCCGACAAGGGCGGGGTCTGCTACCGCCCGTGCATCGGCCACCACGTCCCCGAGATCGCCACGCGCTTCCCAGACAAGATCCTCACGTACCTCGACCGGTCGAACAACGAGATCTACAACCTGCTCGAGGACGTGCCCCGCTACATCGCGCTCGGCGTGACGACGCTCAAGATCCAAGGGCGGGAGTACCCGGCACCGCTCATCGGCGAGCTCACCCGGATCTACCGGCGGCTCGTCGACCAGACCCTGGCGGGGGTGCCCGACGTCGTCGGCGCGCGCGCCGCCCTCGATCCCGTCCTCGCCGAGCGCGACCGCTGCCGGAGCGCGAAGACTGGGGAGCTCCACGACCGGCTCCTCGCAAAAATGGCCGCGGCGCGGGCAGGCGGCGTCGGCACGGACTGGGACCCGAACTCCGAGGAGGCGCGGCTCCGGCAGGCCGAGGCGCCCGCCTAG
- a CDS encoding citrate/2-methylcitrate synthase has translation MSRRTPINKVAKAGLEDVIVSTSEICFIDGREGRLLYRGYDVDDLVQSSSFEEVVYLLWHGNLPSRKDLDAHIKALSSVANRKLPPKLIAILRQLPKKTVPMEVLRTGVSALQAFDPDAEDNAREATIRKAVRLTAQMPTLVAAWERLRRGKPPVAPNPKLTLAANFLYMLSGQ, from the coding sequence CTGTCCCGGAGGACGCCTATTAATAAGGTAGCCAAGGCCGGCCTCGAAGACGTCATCGTCTCGACCTCGGAAATCTGCTTTATAGACGGGCGGGAAGGGCGGCTGCTCTACCGCGGCTACGACGTCGACGACCTGGTGCAGTCCTCCTCGTTCGAGGAGGTCGTCTATCTCCTCTGGCACGGCAACCTGCCCAGCCGCAAGGACCTCGACGCGCACATCAAGGCGCTGTCCTCGGTGGCCAACCGGAAGCTGCCGCCCAAGCTCATCGCCATCCTGCGCCAGCTCCCGAAGAAGACGGTGCCCATGGAGGTGCTGCGCACGGGCGTGTCGGCCCTGCAGGCGTTCGATCCCGACGCCGAGGACAACGCCCGCGAGGCGACCATCCGCAAGGCGGTCCGCCTCACGGCCCAGATGCCGACGCTGGTCGCCGCCTGGGAGCGGCTGCGGCGGGGCAAGCCGCCGGTGGCGCCGAACCCGAAGCTCACCCTGGCCGCCAACTTCCTCTACATGCTGAGCGGCCAGA
- a CDS encoding TraR/DksA C4-type zinc finger protein, which yields MKGIKERLEQDLLAAVGRLRLMDGAVALEEAPGPIGSADGDEFDEAQEIVRREIGFATRELLVERVHRLQTALDRLRDGDYGTCIECGEAIAAARLRALPEVQTCVRCQDRIERLGRRLEEVEAEVGSVEDDD from the coding sequence ATGAAAGGAATCAAGGAGCGGCTGGAGCAGGACCTGCTGGCTGCGGTCGGTCGGCTCCGTCTGATGGATGGTGCCGTCGCGCTCGAAGAGGCGCCGGGGCCGATCGGGTCGGCGGACGGCGACGAGTTCGACGAGGCCCAGGAGATCGTTCGCCGGGAGATCGGCTTCGCCACCCGTGAGCTTCTCGTGGAGCGCGTGCATCGTCTGCAGACGGCGCTCGACCGTCTCCGCGACGGCGACTACGGCACGTGCATCGAGTGCGGCGAGGCGATCGCGGCGGCGCGGCTGCGCGCGCTGCCCGAGGTCCAGACCTGCGTCCGCTGCCAGGATCGCATCGAGCGCCTCGGCCGCCGGCTGGAAGAGGTGGAAGCCGAGGTCGGCTCGGTCGAGGACGACGACTAG
- a CDS encoding ABC transporter substrate-binding protein, which produces MLTSEMGPYSSQIDHYSGERIRCLSESIDGDYAVVRGSIHRKRGTDVAVEARMLRRGEGWRVYDDDVVDNMSLVANYRAQFDRIIRAASYEELVRRLKRTQEEVPGAGVCDSRPNSQSPRG; this is translated from the coding sequence GTGCTCACCTCGGAAATGGGTCCTTACAGCTCGCAGATCGACCACTACAGCGGCGAGCGCATCCGGTGCCTGAGCGAGTCCATCGACGGCGACTACGCTGTCGTCCGCGGGAGCATTCACAGAAAGCGGGGCACCGACGTCGCCGTCGAAGCCCGGATGCTCAGGCGGGGCGAGGGCTGGCGGGTCTACGACGACGACGTCGTCGACAACATGAGCCTGGTCGCGAATTACCGCGCGCAGTTCGACCGGATTATCCGGGCGGCGTCGTACGAGGAGCTGGTGAGGCGGTTGAAGCGTACGCAGGAGGAGGTCCCCGGTGCAGGCGTGTGCGACTCGCGGCCGAACAGTCAGTCGCCCCGGGGGTAG
- a CDS encoding PAS domain S-box protein, whose translation MTPIDPEAWLFRSIVQEIPEAVIFADRTGVIRLWNSGAETMFGYSAGEAVGQTLDLIIPERLQPRHWDGYHKVIATGVTRYARELLATPAIRKDGRRISIEFSITLLKEDTGKVLGAAAIIRDVTARWEEEKTQRQSGSSDSPR comes from the coding sequence TTGACGCCGATCGATCCCGAGGCCTGGCTCTTTCGGAGCATCGTGCAAGAGATCCCAGAAGCCGTCATTTTTGCGGACCGGACGGGCGTGATCCGACTGTGGAACAGCGGCGCTGAAACCATGTTCGGCTACTCCGCTGGCGAGGCCGTGGGGCAAACTCTGGACCTGATCATTCCGGAGCGTTTGCAGCCGCGTCACTGGGATGGCTACCACAAGGTTATCGCGACTGGGGTCACTCGGTATGCGCGTGAGTTGCTGGCCACGCCGGCGATCCGGAAGGACGGCCGGCGCATCTCTATCGAGTTTTCGATTACCCTCCTTAAAGAAGACACCGGCAAGGTACTCGGCGCTGCCGCGATCATCCGCGATGTGACGGCCCGTTGGGAGGAGGAGAAGACCCAGAGGCAGTCCGGAAGCAGCGACTCACCGCGCTGA
- a CDS encoding branched-chain amino acid ABC transporter permease translates to MKLAAVLLVLAVLPLLGPPAYYLYLFSTAYLFATLATAWNLLAYGGQVSFGQAAFFGLGAYGAALASLHGASPWLTITLGAALAGAGGAAVGLAAGRLKGAALALATLATAELLRGVALNWTALTGGGSGLVGIPSVPSLPAIPLELGGGRVGAYHLSLATLAAALTLSAAVLRSRAGLALAALREGETRGTLLGLRPLPWKVLAFALSGGATGLAGAVYAHTLGAVEPDVVFGRFFSIAPLVMATLGGRSLLGPAAAAVVLYLVSELVFHPLAPALHQLPYALALIAVTLVLPAWRRIP, encoded by the coding sequence ATGAAGCTCGCTGCCGTGCTTCTCGTCCTCGCTGTCCTGCCGCTTCTCGGGCCTCCCGCCTACTACCTCTACCTATTTTCGACGGCGTACCTCTTCGCGACGCTGGCCACAGCATGGAACCTGCTCGCCTATGGGGGACAGGTCTCGTTCGGCCAGGCCGCCTTCTTCGGCCTGGGTGCCTACGGCGCCGCGCTCGCCTCGCTTCACGGCGCCTCGCCGTGGCTCACGATCACGCTCGGCGCCGCCCTGGCCGGGGCCGGAGGCGCTGCCGTCGGTCTCGCCGCGGGACGTCTGAAGGGAGCTGCCCTCGCTCTGGCGACGCTGGCCACGGCGGAGTTGCTGCGGGGGGTCGCGCTCAACTGGACGGCGTTGACGGGCGGCGGCTCAGGGCTGGTCGGCATTCCCTCGGTACCATCGTTGCCGGCGATTCCTCTCGAACTCGGCGGCGGCCGCGTCGGCGCGTACCACCTTTCGCTGGCCACGCTGGCCGCCGCGCTGACGCTCTCCGCCGCGGTCCTACGCTCTCGCGCGGGGCTCGCGCTGGCCGCGCTGCGGGAGGGCGAAACGCGGGGGACTCTACTCGGGCTCCGACCCCTGCCCTGGAAGGTCCTCGCCTTCGCCCTGTCGGGCGGCGCGACCGGGCTCGCGGGCGCCGTCTATGCGCACACTCTCGGCGCGGTCGAGCCCGACGTCGTCTTCGGTCGCTTCTTCTCCATCGCGCCCCTGGTCATGGCCACGCTCGGCGGGCGAAGCCTGCTGGGGCCGGCCGCTGCGGCGGTGGTGTTGTACCTCGTGAGCGAACTGGTCTTCCATCCCTTGGCGCCGGCGCTCCACCAGCTTCCGTACGCGCTCGCCCTGATCGCGGTCACGCTCGTCCTGCCGGCCTGGCGGCGGATACCATGA
- a CDS encoding lysophospholipid acyltransferase family protein: MRTPVIDLFRPAMMALARLYFGLEVRGTKNIPATGAVLITPNHQTYADPPLTSLPIRRPVHYMAWNRLFAVPLFGWVIRRLRAFPVEIESADPRAAREAVRLLQAGEAVMIFPEAGRSLDGTVARFRLGAFRLAASLGVPVLPVTIAGGHDAWPPGRALPRPGRITITYHPLVHPDRALAPREAARQLAERAYVAITGALPTRSPA, translated from the coding sequence GTGCGCACTCCCGTCATCGACCTCTTCCGCCCCGCCATGATGGCCCTCGCCCGTCTGTACTTCGGGCTCGAGGTGAGGGGCACCAAGAATATTCCCGCCACCGGCGCGGTCCTGATCACGCCGAATCACCAGACGTACGCCGACCCGCCGCTGACCAGCCTTCCCATCAGGCGCCCGGTCCACTACATGGCCTGGAACCGGCTCTTCGCGGTCCCGCTCTTCGGGTGGGTCATCCGCCGTCTCCGCGCGTTTCCCGTCGAGATCGAGTCGGCTGATCCCCGCGCGGCGCGCGAGGCGGTGCGGCTGCTCCAGGCCGGCGAGGCGGTGATGATCTTTCCCGAGGCCGGGCGCAGCCTCGACGGAACCGTAGCACGTTTCAGGTTGGGGGCGTTCCGCCTGGCCGCGTCGCTCGGCGTGCCGGTCCTGCCCGTCACGATCGCCGGTGGGCACGACGCCTGGCCACCGGGGCGGGCGCTGCCGCGGCCCGGACGGATCACGATCACCTATCACCCGCTCGTGCATCCCGATCGGGCGCTGGCGCCGCGCGAGGCGGCGCGCCAGCTCGCCGAGCGCGCCTACGTGGCCATCACGGGGGCGTTGCCGACGCGCTCGCCGGCTTGA
- a CDS encoding helix-hairpin-helix domain-containing protein: MEKVRVNLANPLELLEIPGIDRAKADAIVRFRAEHGPIRDAGELAKVLGDARLPEHVLARVDFDPADATAPEAPGA; the protein is encoded by the coding sequence ATGGAGAAGGTCAGAGTCAACCTCGCGAATCCGCTCGAGTTGCTCGAGATTCCCGGGATCGACCGCGCGAAGGCCGACGCGATTGTCCGATTTCGTGCCGAGCACGGCCCCATCCGGGACGCGGGCGAGCTGGCCAAGGTGCTCGGCGACGCGCGCCTGCCCGAGCACGTCCTGGCGCGCGTCGACTTCGATCCCGCCGACGCTACGGCGCCCGAGGCTCCGGGGGCGTGA
- a CDS encoding U32 family peptidase encodes MATLLAPAGSPEAIHAALEAGADAVYVGLKGWSRGGARGELDRDELARAVRQAAERGAELQLALNTIPKPRERAALLAEIPGLTALGIRTLIVNDVGVLATLRRRFPELSLTASIGCGAQTVADVAFFREIGADAIVLPGTVGPAEAAECAAVGGITVEVMLHMVEEFVLLGKCAMPSYVHLKPTAMPGGLPDVMRQTGSMKRGGVGACFRICQEPWELSTADGHRAAQLFPSRQLSRLGDVPGYLAAGVGVLKLQGRSLPPEQLEPLVARYRRAIDAARAAARLPAFPEPVLPPSWTVVGR; translated from the coding sequence ATGGCGACCCTGCTGGCCCCCGCCGGAAGTCCCGAAGCCATCCACGCCGCCCTTGAGGCGGGAGCTGACGCCGTCTACGTCGGCCTCAAGGGGTGGAGCCGGGGTGGCGCTCGCGGGGAGCTGGACCGGGACGAGCTCGCCCGCGCCGTGCGGCAGGCGGCCGAGCGCGGCGCGGAGCTCCAGCTCGCCCTGAACACGATCCCGAAGCCACGCGAGCGCGCGGCCCTCCTCGCCGAGATCCCGGGCCTCACCGCGCTCGGGATCCGCACCCTCATCGTGAACGACGTGGGCGTCCTCGCGACCCTGCGCCGGCGCTTCCCGGAACTCTCGCTCACGGCGAGCATCGGGTGTGGCGCGCAGACCGTCGCCGACGTCGCCTTCTTCCGTGAGATCGGGGCCGATGCGATCGTGCTCCCGGGCACGGTGGGCCCCGCCGAGGCGGCCGAGTGCGCGGCCGTGGGCGGGATCACGGTCGAGGTCATGCTCCACATGGTCGAGGAGTTCGTGCTCCTCGGAAAGTGCGCGATGCCGAGCTATGTCCACCTGAAGCCCACGGCGATGCCCGGCGGCCTTCCCGACGTCATGCGCCAGACGGGCAGCATGAAGCGGGGCGGGGTCGGCGCCTGCTTCCGGATCTGCCAGGAGCCCTGGGAGCTCTCCACCGCGGACGGCCACCGCGCGGCGCAGCTGTTTCCGAGCCGGCAGCTCTCGCGTCTCGGCGACGTCCCCGGCTACCTCGCGGCGGGCGTCGGCGTCCTGAAGCTCCAGGGGCGGAGTCTCCCGCCGGAGCAGCTCGAGCCCCTCGTCGCGCGCTACCGCCGCGCCATCGACGCCGCGCGCGCCGCCGCACGCCTGCCGGCCTTCCCCGAGCCCGTCCTGCCGCCGTCGTGGACGGTCGTGGGGCGTTAG
- a CDS encoding ABC transporter substrate-binding protein, which yields MSVLLLLLAAALVPAAEPIVIGEIDSRTGQFAAQGSAIHQGVALAVEEANARGGIAGQPLALLSRDDEGKPLRAVAAAEELTGRHGAVALVGGYVDSLVGPVAEVADRARAPYVAAASLDERLTARGNRYFFRVSSLRAYVDVTTGVVREVFKARRVAILYSHTPGASQLARRQKEVFERTGIHVAVFEPFAPGLSDFTPLLARVRDQGAEVLLSDTFFADHLLLVRQMGQSGLRVDAFLGAFGLEFPGVVLDLGPASEGLYGTTSWQPDVNWAGRERESRLFVAAYTRRFGRAPVPLTMHGYAAARAVIRALETLGGGAITGDRLREALARVDLETPLGRVKFDDHGDPVAYERVVVQIQNGRHVVVYPPNHATASPKYPAR from the coding sequence TTGTCTGTTCTTCTTCTGCTTCTGGCCGCGGCTCTGGTCCCCGCCGCCGAGCCGATCGTCATCGGGGAGATCGACTCTCGCACCGGCCAGTTCGCCGCGCAGGGCTCCGCGATCCACCAGGGCGTGGCGTTGGCCGTCGAGGAGGCTAACGCGCGCGGCGGCATTGCTGGCCAGCCGCTGGCGCTCCTGTCTCGCGATGACGAGGGTAAGCCCCTGCGAGCCGTGGCTGCCGCGGAGGAGCTGACCGGCCGGCACGGCGCTGTCGCCCTCGTCGGTGGATATGTCGACAGCCTCGTCGGCCCCGTCGCCGAGGTGGCCGACCGCGCCCGCGCCCCGTACGTTGCTGCCGCCTCCCTTGATGAGCGGCTCACCGCGCGCGGCAACCGGTACTTCTTCCGCGTCTCGAGCCTCAGAGCCTACGTCGACGTGACGACCGGCGTCGTCCGCGAGGTGTTCAAAGCCAGACGCGTTGCGATCCTTTACTCTCACACCCCGGGCGCGAGCCAGCTGGCCCGTCGCCAGAAGGAGGTCTTCGAGCGGACCGGGATCCACGTGGCCGTCTTTGAGCCCTTTGCTCCCGGCCTCAGCGACTTCACGCCGCTGCTGGCCCGGGTGCGGGACCAGGGAGCAGAAGTCCTCCTGTCGGACACCTTCTTCGCCGATCACCTCCTCCTGGTTCGGCAGATGGGGCAGTCGGGCTTGCGGGTCGACGCCTTCCTGGGGGCGTTTGGGCTCGAGTTCCCCGGCGTCGTCCTCGACCTCGGCCCGGCGAGCGAGGGGCTCTACGGCACGACGTCGTGGCAGCCGGACGTCAACTGGGCGGGGCGGGAGCGGGAGTCGCGCCTCTTCGTTGCGGCATATACGCGACGCTTCGGCCGCGCGCCAGTCCCGCTTACCATGCACGGCTACGCGGCGGCGCGCGCCGTTATCCGCGCGCTCGAGACCCTCGGGGGCGGCGCGATCACCGGCGACCGCCTGCGGGAGGCGCTGGCGAGGGTGGACTTGGAAACGCCCCTCGGACGCGTGAAGTTCGATGACCACGGCGATCCCGTCGCTTACGAGCGCGTCGTGGTGCAGATTCAGAACGGCCGTCACGTCGTCGTCTACCCGCCTAACCACGCCACCGCCTCGCCGAAGTACCCAGCCCGCTAG
- the rimI gene encoding ribosomal protein S18-alanine N-acetyltransferase, translating into MRPEDLDEVLAIERVSFSMPWSRGAFLYEMQQNQVARCWVRREDGRVVGYLCLWEVAGELHITNIAVHPTFRRRGIARALLGGVLDDARQRKLRLVVLEVRPSNAEALGLYDSLGFRVVGRRRGYYYDTGEDALVMEANLQTVQPGTRT; encoded by the coding sequence ATGCGGCCCGAGGACCTCGACGAGGTCCTCGCGATCGAGCGCGTGTCGTTCTCGATGCCGTGGTCGCGCGGCGCGTTCCTCTACGAGATGCAGCAGAACCAGGTGGCGCGCTGCTGGGTCAGACGCGAGGACGGGCGCGTCGTCGGCTATCTCTGCCTCTGGGAGGTCGCCGGCGAGCTGCACATCACGAACATCGCGGTGCACCCGACGTTTCGCCGGCGGGGGATCGCCCGGGCGCTGCTCGGCGGGGTCCTGGACGACGCGCGCCAGCGCAAGCTCCGCCTCGTCGTGCTCGAGGTGCGTCCGAGCAACGCCGAGGCGCTCGGGCTCTACGACTCCTTGGGATTCCGCGTGGTGGGCCGCCGTCGCGGGTATTATTACGACACCGGCGAGGACGCCCTCGTCATGGAAGCGAACCTACAGACCGTCCAGCCGGGAACCCGGACCTAG